agagtgctgcctttgcaaggagtgcagtctTCACACAGAGAGCAGCCTTGtcaaggagtgcagccttggcaAGAAGTGCTGActtcgcacagagtgcaccctTCGCACTGAGTGCACACTGAacagagagtgctgccttcgcacagagtgcaaacttcgcaaggagtgctgccttcgcaaggagtgcagccatcacacggagtgcagcctttgcacagaaTGCTCTCTTCGCAAGGAGAGAGCATTCGCACGGGGTgcagccttcgcagggagtgcagccttcgcacggagtgctgccttcgtaaagagtgcagccttcgccaggagtgctgccttcgcacggagtgcagccttcgcacggagtgcagccttcgcacggagtgcagccttcgcacggagtgctgcctttgcaaggagtgcagccttcgcaaggagtgctgccttcgcaaggaatgcagccttcgcaaggagtgcagccttcgcaaggagtgctgccttcgcacagagtgctgccttcgcacagagtgcagagttctcacagagtgctgccttcgcacagagtgctgccttcacacagagtgcagccttcgtacagagtaatgccttcgcaaggagtgcagctttcgcacagagtgcagctttcgcacagagtgctgccttcgtaatgagtgctgccttcgcacagagtgctgccttcgcaaagagtgctgccttcgcaaagagtgctgccttcgcaaagagtgcatccttcacacagagtgcagccttcgcacagagtgcagccgtCACAAGGCATGCAGCtgtcgcatggagtgcagccgtcGCAAGGCGTGCAGCcaacgcatggagtgcagccttcgcaacgagtgcagccgtcgcacggagtgcagccttcgcacggagtgatgccttcgcacggagtgcagccttcgcacagagtgctgccttcgcacggagtgctcccTTCACACAGAGTgatgctttcgcaaggagtgcagccttcacatggGGTGCtgacttcgcacagagtgctgccttcgcaaggaatgcagccttcgcaaggagtgcagccttcgcaaggggtgcagccttcgcacggagtgcaggtTTCGcacggtgtgcagccttcgcacagagtgctgccttcgcaaggagtgcagccttcgcaaggagtcctgctttcgcacgaagtgctgccttcgcaatgagtgctgccttcgcaaggagtgcggccttcgcgcagagtgctgccttcgcacagattgctgccttcgcaaggagtgaagCCGTCGCACAGATTGCAGCCTTTGCACGaattgctgcctttgcacggagtgcagcctttgcgcagagtgctgccttcgcacagagagctgccttcgcaaggagtgcagccttcgcacggagtgcagccttcgcacagagtgctcccttcgcacggagtgcagccttcgcaaggagtgcagctttcgcacagagtacagccttcgcacagagtgctgccttcgcacggagtgctgcctttgcatagaGTGCTGCCTACGCACATAGTGAAcaattcgcacagagtgctgccttagcacagagtgctgcctttgcacagagttctgccttcgcacagagtgccgaCTTCGCACagcgtgctgccttcgcacagggtgtagccttcgcacagagtgcagcctttgcacagagtgGAGCCTTTGCACAGAATGCTGCATTCAaacagagtgctgccttcccatggaGTGCTGCCGTCGCACAGAGTgcagtcttcgcaaggagtgctgccttcgcaaggagtgcagcaatcGCACAAAGtgtagccttcgcacagagtgcagccttcgcacagagagcgccttcacaaggagtgcaaccttcgcaaggagtgcagtcaTCGCACAGTGTGCAGCCatcacacagagtgcagccttcgcacagagtgctgccttcgcacagggtgctgccttcgcacggagtgcagtctttgcacagagtgctgccttcacaaggagtgcagccttcacacagtgtgctgccttcgcacggagtgccgccttcgcacggagtgcagccttcgcacggagtgctgccttcgcacggagtgcagccttcgcacagagtgcagccttcgcacagagtgtagccttcgcacagagtgctgccttcgcacagagtgctgctttcgcacagagtggtgccttcgcacatagtgctgccttcacacagagtgcagccttcccacagagtgcagccttcgcaaggagtgcagccatcgcacgGAGTGCagacttcgcacagagtgctgctctCGCACATAGTgcagccttcacacagagtgctgccttcgcaaggagtgcaaccttggcacagagtgcagccttcgcacacagtgctgccttcgcaaggagtgcagccgtcgCACGTAGTGCAggcttcgcacagagtgctcccttcgcacagagtgctgccttcgcaaggagtgcagcttttgcacagagtgcagccttcggacagagtgctgccttcgtacggagtgctgcctttgcacagagtgctgcctacaCACAGAGTGCAcaattcgcacagagtgctgcctttgcacagtgtgctgcctttgcccagagtgctgccttcacacagagtatcgacttcgcacagagtgctgccttcgcacagggtgcaaccttcgcacagagtgcagccttcgcacagagtgcagcctttgcacagaaATCTGCATTCAAACAGAGTGCAGtgttcgcacagagtgctgccttcgcaaggagtgcagccttcgcacagagtgcagcctttgcacagagtgcagcctttgcacagagtgcagcctttgcacagagtgcagccttcgcacagagtgctgccttcgcaaggagtgctgccttcgcacggagtgctgccttcgcacggagtgcagccttcacacggagtgctgcctttgcacggagtgcagccttcgcacagagtgctgccttcacacagagtgctgccttcgcacagattgctgccttcgcaaggagtgaagctttcgcacggagtgcagccttcgcacagagtgcagctttcgcaaggagttgcagccttcgcacagagtgcagccttcgcaaggagtgctgccttcgcaaggagtgcagccttcgcaattagtgctgccttcgcaaggagtgctgccttcgcaaggagtgcatcctttgcacggagtgcagccttcgcacggagtgcagccttcgcatctagtgcagccttcgcaagtagtgcagccttcgcaagttgtgcagccttcacacagagtgcagccttcgcacagagtgctgccttcgcaaggagtgcagccttcgcaaagagtcctgccttcgcacgaagtgctgcctttgcagggagtgctgccttcgcaaggagtgcagccttcccacagagtgcagccttcgcacggagtgcagcctccgcacggagtgcagccttcgcacggagtgcagccttcgcacggagtgcagccttcgcacagagtacagccttcgcacagagtgcagccttcgcacagagtgcagaattcgcacagagtgctgccttcgcacagagtgctgccttcgcacatagtgctgccttcgcacagagtgctgccttcgcacatagtgctgccttcgcacagagtgctgcctttacacagagtgcagccttcacacagagtgcagccttcgcacagagtgcagccttcgcaaggagtgcagccatcgcacggagtgcagccttcgcacagagtgctgcttttgcatggagtgcagcctttgcacagagtgctgccttctcaaggagtgcaaccttcgcacagagtgcagcctttgcacagagtgctgtcttcgcaaggagtgctgccttcgcaatgagtgcagccttcgcaaggagtcctgcctttgcacgaagtgctgccttcgcagggagtgctgccttcgcaaggattgcagccttcgcacagagtgctgccttcgcaaggagtgcagccttcgcacagagtgcacccttccaaggagtgcagccttcgcaaggagtgcagccttcgcacggagtgcagccttcgcatggagtgctgccttcgcacagagtgcagctttcgcacagagtgctgccttcgcacagagtgctgccttcgcacagagtgctgccttcgcaaggagtgcagccttcgctcagagtgctgccttcgcaaggagtgcagccttcgcaaggagtgcagccttcgcaaggagtgcagccttcgcaaggagtgcagccttcgcacggagtgctgccttcgcacggagtgctgccttcgcacagagtacagccttcgcacagagtgcagccttcgcacagtgTGCTGCCTGCGCACAGAGTGCTGctttcacacagagtgctgcctttgcacatagtgctgccttcgcacagagtgctgccttcacacagagtgcagccttcgcacagagtgcagccttagcaaggagtgcagccatcgcacggagtgcagccttcgcacagagtgctgctttcgcacggagtgcagcgttcgcacagagtgctgccttcgcagggagtgcagccttggcacagagtgctgtcttcgcaatgtGGTGcaattgtctctgagcactatgggacttaacatctgagatcatcagtcccctagaacttcgaactactgaaaccttactaacctaaggacattacacacatccatgcccgaggcatgattcgaaccggcGTTCATAGCACTTGCacaggtccggactgaagcgcctaaaacctctcggccacctcggccggcttcttCACAATGTGTGCTGCCTTCACACTGTGTGCTGCATTTATACAGTGTACTGACTTCACAAGGTGCGCTGCCTTCACAAGTCGGTCCTCCTTCACAATATGTACTGCCTTTGCAGTGTCTTATTTCTTCACATGGTCTTCTTCATTTGCATGGTGTGCTACCTTCGCAGGGTTTGCTACTTTCGATAGGTTGACTGCCTTCACCGGATATGCAGCTTCTGCAAGGTAATCTTGTAAAGGCAGCACACATTGTGAAGGCAGCACACCTAGCTAATGCAGCATTTCTTGTgaagcagcactccttgggaagccaGCACATTTTGTGAAGGTAGCACATCCTCTGAAAGTAGAAGCAGAAAACCTAGCATAGGCTGCAAACCTTGCGAAGGCTACACACTGTGTCAAGGCAGAACAgcttgcaaaggcagcacagcTCGCGGAAGTagcacaccttgtgaagacagAACAGAATGCAATGGGAGAAAATCTTGCAAAGGAGAACACCTTGCAAAGAACAACtgccttgcaaaggcagcacaccttgtggAGGCTGCACACATTGCAAATGCAGGacaccttgcaaagacagcacatttCCTAAATACACCTCTCCTCCAAAAGACAGCACATATCCCAAAGGCAGCACACCTTCTGGAGACAGTTTACTTTCGTGCATATTGTCCACAAACTGAGGAAAGAAACATAGGATGTGAAGTTACCTTCCCATTCCTGCATATTTTTTGCGGGAACGGTCGCAGCATTCGGCATGTGGCAGTAGGTGTGCGGGATTGAGGTTCCGTCATGACTTCTGGTGTGGTGGGCGCCCTGTCGCTCCACATCAGCTGTGCACGCGAGTGCAGCGTGCTCAGTGCAGCTGCTGCGCCACACTTCTGTGTGCAGCACGTTGGCCTCTGTTCCACAGGTGTAGCCTGTACGAGCGACCTTCAAAGTAGTTCATAATTAATGTAAACCCAGGCATGTCGCTGTTTTGTGCTCTATGTGTTAATTTAATGGTACTCTTGTCTTACGTTTTATAATTCAATAGAAGAGTTCCGATTAGGAGTTTGACCTCTTGGACGTAGAACGCCTTTGAAATCTTCTGCCAAAATGATATTACCTTAATGAAATCTGAAGAGAGGGACAATTTCGTATTTAAAGAAACTCTGCTCATTTACGTTGTTTACTGCTACCAGGTGGAACATATATATTAAATAGCCAGGTGTTGTAAACAGTACAAGCTACAACTGTATTACATGTGAGTTTTCAACGTGATCCACTATTATGCCCTCTTTCGCGAGTATCACGGTCTCTAATTCATCTCCAGTTCCAGCATTAATTACAGCACTATATCCCAATACATCGTGTAGTGCAGTATCCTTTACTTCTGTAACTAGAATAATATCAATGTTTGCCTCATACATAAAGTCTTTCAAGCTACTTGCTTTTAGGGAGCTCCCTATGCTGTTTATGGATTCATAATGTATCACATTTCATAAATTCAACTCTTTCATCGCATGCAGTTAGTATGAAAGCTATGGATAAGTGTCACATACGTATCCACCTCAGGCGCTTGGTTTGGATGAGGtaaccattcccccccccccttgcaatctTAGTAAACATCCAGTGAAAATCGTGCACAGACACACATGTGAAACTCTTAAATTGACCGAATCAGTTTGATAGCTGTGATTCAGGGCCTAGTGTAATGCCACCATGTGTTTGAAACCTCTGCAAAGAATTCTGTTGCATGGTTCATACTGATGTCTCGATATCGCCATCGTGTAACTTACAGCAAGTATTTTATTCTTGTCGCTCACCTACATTAAGGAATATGGGATACATTTACCACCTTCCGATATTGTTGTCAttgttagtaagtagaataaaaGTAGTCTCTGGTCAGGAGAAAATAAAAGCGATTATTTGTTTCCACAGACAGAGCTTAACAATTCGTATCGGTACACTGTCCCATCCAAGGGGCGGATTCGTTACTCTGTCGTAtgcatataacgagataacataaaGACTTTACGTCACAGCTACTCAGTTTATGGGGCCAGGTAAGCTACACATATCGACATGATTCACTTCTTGTTTGCTGAGATAATATAAATTTCGTAAGTAAAATGACAttgcaagttgttgttgtagtgAACATCTTCTAAAAGCTTAATGCAAAGACACACATGGTCATCCTGACTGACGATGCGAGGAAGTAAATTGACTGGCTCGGTTAAGAGGTGTATATAATTTTGATTCGTTTCACAATAGATTCACGTAGAATGGTCATTTTTGAAAGTTTCAGCGAACAATACAGTGAAGACTTTGATTACGATACATGCATCACATTCTTGTAAAGCTATTGTATTAATCGTGTGCTACTTTCGATATTAACCGCAGTTGCAGAAAGCAGCAATGAATATGTCTCGTCTAGTTTCTCCGGTCGTTTCCCGTACTGTGCGACCCACAGAGCTctatcgctgcatcagcggtcgattgttgtcgccacggaatgatggcagttaaAATTCAAATTTCCTCCAAGTATAAGTGATTCtacgatataaatgaaaatggaaagaagtaaCGAAAGCGGCAACTAGCAGTCAAACTCAACGATCCTGGTGGTTTAATGCTATGACAATTTTAAACAATAAACTACGCAGTGGAACTAAGAGCCATCACAGAAATCTGCAATATACCCTcgatggacaaactgattaaagttTTCGTCCTTACCACTTCTCAATTTACAGACAACTGATTCTGACTACTTCTTATGAACTGCACTTAACTGAGGTCATAACACATGTCGAAGTTGTCTGTTTCTATTACCACTATCGTATCTTTCTTATGTAAAGAACGAGCAAAATAGCAGTTTCGCGTTTAGCATGCAATCATCCAGGATACAATTTCTACAGTCAGAGCATTTTCTGTTGCGGCATAGGAATGATTTTGTGATTACATCTACATGGAATTCATCTGTAACTTTATGTACTCAATATTTAGTAAGAGGGCCAACCGAATTGCATACTGCACAGTGTGAATAATTGCTGCAATTTTGgtggcaacaacaacaaacaaccagtGAATGCCGAGATTTGGCTGTAGAATAGTGGCAACACAGAGCTACCGTTGCAGCCGAGTGGTTCATGAAACCCTGGCCGTGACCACAGCGGCTGAGGCGCGTCTACAGCCGTAGCAACCGCACAGCAGCCCACACTGAGGTGTGACGTCACACGGCACCCCTGTCTCGGTTGACCACCCACAACGTGTTTCGTTACATTTGATCAAATCACTATTTGCTCATACCTGAAACgtcagtatgtttttttttttttgttatcagtataaACAAATGAAACGTGTTGTGTAATACATCCATACGAGGGCCATTATTATTAACAATGTTACATTCAATTTTTATCAATAGCTTATTCGTTAGTTACCCCATTTCCTCTTTCTACGCTCAGTTAGCGTCAACCAAATCACGTGTACCTTCGAAACTTGGACCTTTTTACCCGGTACATCTCTAGAAGTATTAGGTACATAACATGTCTTTGTAATTTACACGCAGAACTTAATCTTCTACGAAAAAGACAGACGTCTATCCTTATCTCCGTTTAAGATACGCGTCGGAATCTCTCCCTACTTGAAGCGGCGAACGTATGTCCGAAACCCCGCCCATAGCTCATCCTCGCATATACTGCCGATTGCAACGTGCGCGCCCAGTGGTCACTGATCAGTTACGCCATTGTAATCTCTCCAGAGTGAGCTGTTTCGCCGTCCACAGATTATTACAGAACGTGCACGGCCTTTATATCCAGTTTGTGTATTTTAGACTTTCCGTTTCAAGGTTTGCCAAATGACAGTCGCTCCCAGTCCGTGTTTCACGACCGCTTTCTTTGCAGTCTGCCGCCGATTGTGAACTTAGCTCCTTTTCCAGTCACATAACGTATCTTCCAACGTTGGTTCTAATGACTGATGCCTCTTGTTACTCCGTGCCATGAATGGTTATCTGCATTGCGAAGTGCTAAATGAAAATGAATGCAACGTAGACTATTATTTTAAACTGATGGAAGTAACCGTTCTTAGCGAGTAGCCTCGAACCCGATATTCAATTCAGACTTTACCTCGGACGAGAAAAAACGTTATGTGTAGTGTTGAAAGCCGTGACGGAAAACGGAATCTATTTATTTCCAATCTCTAGAAAGGCAGTACAAAAAAATCAACTTATCCCATATCTgtaatacaaatttatttgaaagcgCTGGCCATCGCTACGGTCGTACGAAGGCAATCCAAAGTTTATTCCACACCGCCAGACTGCGTTAtgcaatactctctggcgctgtgtgcTGACGGATTTGAAATCGCAGCCGCCTGTCTCTGTGACGTGGCAGTCTTGTTCGCTCACAGTTATTTCATATTTCGTGTTACCTCCTTTCATGCTAAAAGACCGCAGCCTTCTCTCCACGCACACAAAAacagatttctatttttttttattcatttcacgAAAATACGTGATTCGCGCCGAACCAGCGATATGGAAAGACACGTCCTATTGGCGCCTCGCGTGGCAGAAGACGTTGACTGCGAAAGGAGTTTCGGAGGACGCAGTGCAGCCGTCGGTCGACAGATGGCAGTAGGCGACTTGCAGTGTCCGGCAGTGATATAAACAATAAGAagctaaaaagaaataaacagcgcGGAAAAGAGTAACATGTCTACTGGGCATCTTGTGACACGCGGCAATGAAGGACATTGTATATAATAGTACACACGAAAATTCTGATAGCCTTTTGTTGAGAATTGTAAATATCGAAAGTGGGAGAAACGTTAagcgtaaaaataaaatctttgcttCTCTGTGTTTCCGTTTTGTAACAGGAATGATATGTTAATATTTACTTTCATTGCGCGAAACGAAAAGTAAAACATTCCTTAGCAGTTCTACATATGTCTACCGAGTGTATTTTTCACAAACCGATCTTCCACCACCGCTTGTGGTTCGTCATGTAAACACTATCATATCGGTTTTCGAAATGCGGTTACCGGTTACggattttttactgtattttaaagGTAAAACACACTACCACAACATTCCATCATTTTACCGTTTGTAGCACAATCATTTTATCAGAGACTAATTAAGTATCGAACTCCTGGGAATGCGGTCAGCGCTCTAGTCGGCTCATCTCTGGCATGAACGACGGTGCACGATGACAAAATCTCGCTTAAACAGCACTGCCTAAGTCATGCCTTTTTTCACATACGTGGCACACACGTCTCTGGATGACTTCCAAACGGGTCGTCCCCCCATGTTCGGCAACGTCACTCGAATACCAGCACTGGTTACACGAAATCGCCAAATAATGACATTGTATTGACTTTGAACGCATTTAATTATGCTTGCAGATCTTAGTAACGTAGAAGCCGAATGTGTTTTTCTGTTGATTCTCCCTCTTctgcagcccacagagctttgtcaGTGCCCCAGCCATTGATTGTTGGTGCTAGCCATCCGCAACGTCGGCAGTTGAACTTTCTAGCTAGTAATGTCGATTTAATTAAGTAAATGAAAACGGAGGAAAATGATAATAATTGCACAACCACCAGTCAAACGTAACGTTTAGCGAAGTTATAGGCGAGCAGAGCCTTAAGCCATAAATTACGACAATGGGGTTATTGCATAAATGCACATTCAGAGTTGGGCCTTCCACGCACAATGTCGCAAAAGTTACCGTTATGTCCAAACGAAATTACGCATCGTATTCttcgatgaaaaatgccactgacttcCACTAATCACTTGTGGCGTAATGTTTTCATAACTCTTCCACCTCACTACAATAAACGGTTGTGAGCTCTATTACACATTCTGTCCGATGTAGAAGCACTTCAATATTTCCGCAATAGTAATTTAGGAGATACTCAAAGCTGTCGCCTTTGGTCCTCTTAATTATCACGTCAGTATTCACATATGTTACGTGAGCGTCGACCACCGGTTTGTTCACACGGAGAGATGATGATTTATTGTCATCAAACAGCACATGTGGAAGCCGAATCACCAAACTGGTCGTTCATCCGAACATGAGTTAACCATCGTATTCGTCTCTAGAAAACTGTACTTATTGATAAAAGCGACAGTAATTTCCGTAACCGTTCTCTTTCCATAGCTAAATGTTTCGTCAACTGTTAATTGCATTCTTCTTAGTTCAAGGGTTATCAGTTCTTCAGCAATACATAAAGCTACAGTTTCAAAGACgagatatttatgaaatgccactaaAACAGCACTGCGCCGAAAATTCCGTTACGACTGGGAACGGAGTGTGTCGCAACGACATTCTTCTGACACACACTTCCGGCGTTCTTGGCCGGCTTAGACGTGAGTAACAAATCGAGGTTCGGATGAATGTCTCCACCGCTTCTTCCTGGACCAGCTGACACCAGCCGTGCTGCCAAAcgaggtgtcgacgtctgcgacgctgcttcccccGTGCTTAAAACGTAAACGAGTCTTGAGACTCCTCTGTCATCTGTCGATGCTACGGCAACAGCCGCCGTGCGGctacaagttgctgctgtacattcTCCTCCCTGCGGCCTGTCTTTTCACACAAGTGATGGGGCTCGGTTTTACGTGAATATAAGTAACGTAACTATTTTTGCGTACAACACCACAGCCAATATTTACAGTTACTAGTAACTGCTTTTTCGCATTACTCATCTTAAATGTATACAGGTTTCGTAATACCTTAACTGTTTTCATATGTGCTTGTGGTCGTCGGCAAGGAAATGCATCATTACCAGCGCAGAAAACTCATCGTTGTCAAACCGGCATCGGAGACGAATTTCGGTACCTGGAAAGGTAGCTACTTACGAGAGTTTACATGTATTCTGGAACCTACACAGCTTACTCTGTTATTGGCCacactaagaaaataaaattagcacTCGAAAAATTCCGTCTGTTTAGGAAGTCAGGGAATGTCAAGGGCGCACTTTTTGTTTGGCTCTACCTTTAAAACGCCATAAAAACATTTAGTCGTGTATATGTAACCGTTTGCAACTCTGCACCTTACATATTATTTTTCTCGCCTTACCCGTGTTTCTACCAGCTGACTCGTGACATGTTTTCCTTATTACAGCATTTTCCATTGCGAAGTGGGGCTGTGGCCCTTTACATATTCCGGCCACATATTAAGAGAGTGTTATGATTGTCCTGATGACAATGATAATGGAAAAGAGAAAGTTGTTCTTATTGTGTCTCGTACTATCAAGAGCTTAGTGAGTATCTATGCAGTTTCTTTGCGACAGTACTTTATTATCTAAAGATCAGGGCAGGCGTCTCTTGCTGATACACTATGGTGACGTCATAACATCCACACTCGCGACTC
The sequence above is a segment of the Schistocerca cancellata isolate TAMUIC-IGC-003103 unplaced genomic scaffold, iqSchCanc2.1 HiC_scaffold_1150, whole genome shotgun sequence genome. Coding sequences within it:
- the LOC126159958 gene encoding ice-structuring glycoprotein-like gives rise to the protein MECCRRTECSLRKECCLRKECSNRTKCSLRTECSLRTESAFTRSATFARSAVIAQCAAITQSAAFAQSAAFAQGAAFARSAVFAQSAAFTRSAAFTQCAAFARSAAFARSAAFARSAAFARSAAFAQSAAFAQSVAFAQSAAFAQSAAFAQSGAFAHSAAFTQSAAFPQSAAFARSAAIARSADFAQSAALAHSAAFTQSAAFARSATLAQSAAFAHSAAFARSAAVARSAGFAQSAPFAQSAAFARSAAFAQSAAFGQSAAFVRSAAFAQSAAYTQSAQFAQSAAFAQCAAFAQSAAFTQSIDFAQSAAFAQGATFAQSAAFAQSAAFAQKSAFKQSAVFAQSAAFARSAAFAQSAAFAQSAAFAQSAAFAQSAAFAQSAAFARSAAFARSAAFARSAAFTRSAAFARSAAFAQSAAFTQSAAFAQIAAFSAAFARSAAFARSAAFAISAAFARSAAFARSASFARSAAFARSAAFASSAAFASSAAFASCAAFTQSAAFAQSAAFARSAAFAKSPAFARSAAFAGSAAFARSAAFPQSAAFARSAASARSAAFARSAAFARSAAFAQSTAFAQSAAFAQSAEFAQSAAFAQSAAFAHSAAFAQSAAFAHSAAFAQSAAFTQSAAFTQSAAFAQSAAFARSAAIARSAAFAQSAAFAWSAAFAQSAAFSRSATFAQSAAFAQSAVFARSAAFAMSAAFARSPAFARSAAFAGSAAFARIAAFAQSAAFARSAAFAQSAPFQGVQPSQGVQPSHGVQPSHGVLPSHRVQLSHRVLPSHRVLPSHRVLPSQGVQPSLRVLPSQGVQPSQGVQPSQGVQPSQGVQPSHGVLPSHGVLPSHRSAAFTQSAAFAHSAAFAQSAAFTQSAAFAQSAALARSAAIARSAAFAQSAAFARSAAFAQSAAFAGSAALAQSAVFAMWCNCL